The following DNA comes from Streptomyces sp. NBC_00690.
GTCTCACAGCGGCTGCGCCGCGGTGCCCCAGTCTACGTAAGGCCCAACGCTCGTCCAGGGATTGGAGTTACCTACCATCCCGGGGCGGGTAACCCGCAGGTCAGCTGTCCAGCTTCATCAGCAGACCCAGCACCATGATGCAGGCGAACCACATCAGACCGACCACGACGGTGATGCGGTCGAGGTTGCGCTCGGCGACCGAGGAGCCACCGACGGAAGACTGCATGCCGCCACCGAACATGTCGGAGAGGCCGCCGCCCTTTCCCTTGTGCATCAGCACCAGCAGCATCAGCAGCAGGCTGAAGACGATCAGGGCGATCGAGAACCCCATAACCACGGCTGGACCCTACTTCCTGGCAAATCTCTCGGAACTTCTATGACGACGGGGGCCGGATGGCAAGCCACCCCGGCCCCCGCAAGGGTACGACGGATCTGCCCTACCGCATACTCACTGGTCGCGGAAGCGGACGATCTTGACGAACTCGTCCGAGTCCAGTGCCGCACCGCCCACCAGGGCGCCGTCGACGTCGGGCTGGGTCATGATCGCGGCAACGTTCCCGGACTTGACCGAGCCGCCGTACTGGATGCGGACCTTGTCGGCCAGCTCCTGCGAGTACAGCTCGGCGAGCCGCCCACGGATCGCACCGCAGACCTCCTGGGCGTCCTCGGGAGTGGCGACCTCACCGGTGCCGATGGCCCAGACGGGCTCGTAGGCGATCACGATGGTCTCGGCCTGCTCGGCCGGGACGTCCTTGAGGCCGCCGTCGAGCTGGGCGAGGGTGTACTGCACCTGCTGTCCGGCCTTGCGGATGTCCAGGCCCTCGCCGACACAGAGGATCGGGGTGATGCCGTGCTTGAACGCGGCCTTCACCTTGGCGTTGCAGATCTCGTCCGTCTCGGCGTGGTACTGACGTCGCTCAGAGTGACCGACAGCGACGTAGGAGCACTTCAGCTTGGACAGCATCAAGCCGGAAATCTCGCCGGTGTACGCGCCGGATTCATGGGCGGAGATGTCCTGAGCGCCGTACTTGATCTTCAGCTTGTCGCCGTCGATCAGGGTCTGCACCGAGCGCAGATCGGTGAAGGGCACCAGAACGGCGACCTCCACGGCGTCGTAGTCCTTGTCCGCCAGGGCGAAGGCGAGCTTCTGGACGTGGGCGATGGCCTCAAGGTGGTTGAGGTTCATCTTCCAGTTGCCCGCCATCAGGGGGGTACGGGTACTCATGGAAAGGATCAGTCCTCCAGTGCGGCAAGGCCGGGAAGGGTCTTGCCTTCGAGATATTCGAGGCTGGCGCCGCCACCGGTCGAGATGTGACCGAAGGCGTTCTCGTCGAAGCCCAGGATGCGCACCGCGGCGGCGGAGTCCCCGCCCCCGACGACGGTGAAGGCCGGGGAGTCGAGGAGCGCCTGCGCCAGTGCGCGGGTGCCCTCGGCGTAGTCAGGGTGTTCGAAGACGCCCATCGGGCCGTTCCAGAAGACGGTGGCCGCATCCGCGAGCTTCGAGGCGTACAGCTTGCGGCTCTCGGGACCGATGTCCAGACCCTCCTGACCGGCCGGAATGGCATCCGCGGGGACCGTGTCGGGGTTGGCCGGGGCCTTCGTCTTCAGATCGGGGAACCCGGAGGCGATCAGGACGTCGACGGGCACCACGAACTCGACGCCCTGCGTCTTCGCACGCTCCAGGTACTTCTGGACCGCGGGAACCTGGTCCTCTTGGAGCAGCGAGTTGCCGACGTCGTGGCCCTGGGCCTTGAGGAAGGTGTACGCCATGCCGCCGCCGATCAGGATGCGGTCGGCCTTGTCCAACAGGTGGTCGATCACGCCGAGCTTGTCGGAGACCTTCGCCCCGCCGAGAACGACGACGTACGGGCGCTGCACCTCGTCGGTGAGCTTCTTCAGGACCCCCACCTCGGTGGCGATGAGGTAGCCGGCCGCGTGCGGCAGCCGGGCCGGGAGGTCGTAGACGGAGGCGTGCTTGCGGTGCACGGCGCCGAAGCCGTCGCCGACGTAGACGTCGGCGAGGGTGGCGAGCTCATCGGCGAAG
Coding sequences within:
- a CDS encoding phosphoglycerate kinase — encoded protein: MKTIDQLLADGVAGKRVFVRADLNVPLDGTTITDDGRIRAVQPTVAALAAAGARVIVASHLGRPKGAPDPAFSLAPAAARLGELLGADVAFATDTVGDSAKATVAGLGDGQVAVIENLRFNPGETSKDDAERAAFADELATLADVYVGDGFGAVHRKHASVYDLPARLPHAAGYLIATEVGVLKKLTDEVQRPYVVVLGGAKVSDKLGVIDHLLDKADRILIGGGMAYTFLKAQGHDVGNSLLQEDQVPAVQKYLERAKTQGVEFVVPVDVLIASGFPDLKTKAPANPDTVPADAIPAGQEGLDIGPESRKLYASKLADAATVFWNGPMGVFEHPDYAEGTRALAQALLDSPAFTVVGGGDSAAAVRILGFDENAFGHISTGGGASLEYLEGKTLPGLAALED
- the tpiA gene encoding triose-phosphate isomerase; protein product: MSTRTPLMAGNWKMNLNHLEAIAHVQKLAFALADKDYDAVEVAVLVPFTDLRSVQTLIDGDKLKIKYGAQDISAHESGAYTGEISGLMLSKLKCSYVAVGHSERRQYHAETDEICNAKVKAAFKHGITPILCVGEGLDIRKAGQQVQYTLAQLDGGLKDVPAEQAETIVIAYEPVWAIGTGEVATPEDAQEVCGAIRGRLAELYSQELADKVRIQYGGSVKSGNVAAIMTQPDVDGALVGGAALDSDEFVKIVRFRDQ
- the secG gene encoding preprotein translocase subunit SecG, which produces MGFSIALIVFSLLLMLLVLMHKGKGGGLSDMFGGGMQSSVGGSSVAERNLDRITVVVGLMWFACIMVLGLLMKLDS